In one window of Helianthus annuus cultivar XRQ/B chromosome 17, HanXRQr2.0-SUNRISE, whole genome shotgun sequence DNA:
- the LOC110884546 gene encoding aquaporin NIP2-2, which produces MSETHPNGDGHELSNTTTNTPIIRRLKESTLPLVDYPPGFSRKVVAEVVATFLLVFVTCGAASLTTSDDRKVSQLGASVAGGLIVTVMIYAVGHISGAHMNPAVTLAFATVGHFPWIQVPVYAAAQLTGSISASFALRVLLDQEKHLGTTTPSGTDLQALIMEIIVTFCMMFVTSAVATDSKAVGELAGIAVGSAVCITSILAGPVSGGSMNPARTIGPALASNNYKAIWVYIIGPITGTISGVLCYSFIRHTDRPIQSVSSFKLRRMKSNDESVVAKNSLSFV; this is translated from the exons ATGTCAGAAACACACCCAAATGGTGACGGACACGAGTTATCCAACACCACAACTAACACACCAATAATCCGTCGGCTTAAAGAGTCTACATTACCTCTAGTTGATTACCCTCCTGGTTTTTCGCGCAAG GTGGTGGCAGAAGTGGTGGCTACATTCTTGTTGGTGTTTGTGACATGTGGAGCAGCATCACTTACCACAAGTGATGACCGAAAGGTGTCACAACTTGGAGCCTCAGTTGCTGGTGGGCTCATCGTAACTGTTATGATCTATGCTGTTGGACATATATCTGGTGCACACATGAATCCAGCCGTGACACTTGCGTTTGCAACCGTTGGTCATTTCCCTTGGATTCAG GTCCCTGTATACGCCGCAGCACAACTGACGGGTTCCATATCAGCATCATTTGCCCTACGGGTGTTGCTAGACCAGGAAAAACATTTGGGGACAACAACACCTTCAGGGACAGACCTACAAGCTCTGATCATGGAGATCATAGTCACTTTTTGTATGATGTTTGTCACTTCAGCTGTCGCAACAGATTCTAAAGCC GTTGGAGAACTAGCAGGTATAGCAGTTGGATCAGCAGTATGCATTACTTCCATCTTGGCAGG ACCAGTATCTGGAGGATCGATGAACCCAGCGCGCACAATCGGACCTGCATTAGCTAGTAACAACTATAAGGCCATCTGGGTGTACATTATTGGTCCCATAACAGGGACGATATCAGGGGTGTTATGCTATAGTTTTATTCGACACACAGATAGACCGATTCAATCGGTATCTTCTTTCAAACTTAGAAGGATGAAGAGCAATGATGAAAGTGTTGTAGCGAAAAATTCTCTTAGCTTCGTGTAA